In the genome of Phlebotomus papatasi isolate M1 chromosome 2, Ppap_2.1, whole genome shotgun sequence, one region contains:
- the LOC129801133 gene encoding uncharacterized protein LOC129801133, translated as MRASYKSQPNFKFPTFVITMEEVKHSKYKMKTRVLVKCFFFVGVFAKAATASRNDGMERVSGFDLLDLRGNCNSSTPIWTFSTMNHQSPIFSIETESLCYQRLRRNSFFWAQIDIEKVRGASTKDLFVYIRRIQDFPFGSNSGKDVDMVYDKGQYQFLIEMSQEDSMDNIKVLLKKKMNVKKNLGQSRKSPKLIAHQRQICVNFGGIRRINLQRNLEENYDLCFRNKAMYQGYEGAWTADVEIPVKSDTVETTIVVPSFIHF; from the exons ATGCGCGCATCATATAAAAGTCAACCAAACTTTAAATTTCCCACTTTTGTGATAACAATGGAAGAAGTGAAACAttctaaatataaaatgaagacTCGTGTTTTAGTTAAGTGTTTCTTTTTTGTGGGTGTTTTTGCCAAAGCAGCAACAGCTAGTAGGAATGATGGTATGGAGAGAGTTTCGGGATTTGATTTGTTAGATCTCCGTGGAAACTGCAACTCTTCAACTCCCATCTGGACCTTTAGCACGATGAACCATCAGTCACCGATATTCTCCATCGAAACCGAGTCGCTATGTTATCAAAGACTGAGGCGTAATTCCTTTTTCTGGGCTCAAATTGATATAGAAAAAGTCAGGGGGGCTTCTACAAAGGATCTCTTTGTATACATAAGAAGAATTCAAGACTTTCCATTTGGGTCAAATTCTGGAAAAGATGTTGATATGGTGTATGACAAAGGCCAATATCAGTTCCTGATAGAGATGTCTCAAGAGGATTCCATGGACAACATCAAAGTACtactgaagaaaaaaatgaatgtaaAGAAGAATTTGGGACAAAGTCGTAAAA GCCCAAAATTAATAGCACATCAGAGAcaaatttgtgttaattttgGTGGTATTCGGCGGATAAACCTGCAGAGAAATCTGGAAGAAAACTATGATTTGTGCTTTAGGAATAAAGCAATGTATCAAGGATATGAAGGAGCTTGGACCGCAGATGTAGAAATACCAGTAAAATCTGACACCGTTGAGACAACTATTGTAGTTCCAtcatttatacatttttaa
- the LOC129800320 gene encoding uncharacterized protein DDB_G0284459-like isoform X1, with product MFRGKKKHPHPSRSHETDASYKVFDAFFAHNPPVKRSKESQGSLKRQVIKVSMQNKRFHDDNPERFDSRSPTGPDLREYLDTRKPKRWKSRKRAQDWQRKGGQGSGYKNASEDEESHLQQKLVALTQKHIEYEVKPESHPKYQEEWRAFWNRRCEELRRFGVNTEEYDFKPEWLEFWKRRLKEFYEEESAPVIQAIREVKEHEEEDDKNVRDDSSWTHSSENEEPDTRPPIRKSPTPVNIPRAVRSTSPVLPKSIGIPVEINDDNFTISSALQTITNLEDGLSRIGPKVIDLVGKSLALIDGMDFDSFDRAKDMPSVKDKLNGQILHNKIQSVFKTFDNITSILRRMTESPSQSNKSTQDRSFSDDPLGTLNSDVKQWMSIFSDVIENLEDKRSGDERNFHSPQSSNAEHLTDAEVEALLQNFDTLSEKEKNHLILFLKNLEKTDEDRVKRLRYFFNGQVNRALGTVPDSTNDHRWRERSGDGSRDRSRDRSRDRSRDRSRDNRSFNRSLDRSREISHDRSRERSHDNRSRNRSREMSRDRSRDRSVERSLDRSLDRSRDRSHDRSRDRSWSRPRKRPRTPSPIPDIFDNLHILYQEQFKDPFYSDVIESLKQPHWRAPREVEQFIKQWKGLKIHPESGVLQVNLSGQDVYVIPDTIKMEVIEDFHRRLVRSGKIQCRTRNDTIGYVKKYCFIPNLSKMVHAVIDKCKYCAPTWRK from the exons ATGTTTCGCGGCAAAAAGAAACACCCACATCCATCGAGATCCCATGAAACTGATGCCAGCTACAAG GTATTTGATGCTTTTTTTGCGCATAATCCACCAGTCAAGCGGTCAAAAGAGTCTCAGGGATCACTAAAGAGGCAAGTGATTAAAGTTTCGATGCAAAACAAGCGTTTCCATGATGATAATCCAGAGAGATTTGACTCCAGATCACCAACTGGTCCGGATTTGCGAGAATATTTGGATACGCGGAAGCCCAAGCGCTGGAAATCCCGGAAGAGAGCACAGGACTGGCAGAGAAAGGGCGGACAGGGATCGGGGTATAAGAATGCGTCGGAGGATGAGGAGAGTCATTTGCAGCAGAAACTGGTTGCACTCACGCAGAAGCACATTGAGTACGAGGTCAAGCCGGAATCCCATCCAAAGTACCAGGAGGAGTGGCGTGCTTTCTGGAATCGCAGATGTGAGGAGTTGCGTCGATTTGGAGTGAATACCGAAGAGTATGATTTTAAGCCTGAATGGCTGGAATTCTGGAAGCGTCGATTGAAGGAATTCTACGAGGAGGAATCAGCACCGGTCATCCAGGCGATACGGGAGGTCAAGGAGCATGAAGAGGAGGATGATAAGAATGTACGGGATGACAGTAGTTGGACACACAGCAGTGAGAATGAGGAACCAGATACACGTCCTCCAATCCGAAAATCACCAACTCCTGTCAATATCCCACGAGCTGTTCGATCAACTTCACCAGTTCTGCCCAAAAGCATTGGTATTCCGGTTGAGATCAATGACGATAACTTCACAATCTCATCAGCTCTTCAGACAATTACCAATCTTGAGGATGGTCTAAGTCGAATTGGTCCCAAAGTTATTGATTTGGTTGGCAAGAGCCTGGCCCTAATTGATGGAATGGACTTTGACAGCTTCGATCGGGCCAAGGATATGCCCAGTGTCAAGGATAAACTCAATGGGCAGATTCTGCACAATAAGATTCAGTCAGTCTTCAAGACATTCGACAACATTACCTCGATTCTGCGACGAATGACCGAGTCTCCCAGTCAGAGCAACAAATCCACGCAGGACAGGAGCTTCTCCGATGATCCATTGGGTACTCTCAACAGCGACGTCAAGCAGTGGATGTCCATTTTCTCGGATGTCATTGAGAATCTGGAGGATAAGCGTTCGGGGGATGAGAGGAACTTCCATTCGCCACAGAGCTCCAATGCTGAACATCTGACTGATGCCGAAGTCGAGGCTCTGCTCCAGAACTTTGATACGTTGTCGGAGAAGGAGAAGAATCACCTCATTCTGTTCCTCAAGAACCTCGAGAAGACAGACGAGGACAGAGTCAAGCGTCTCAG GTACTTCTTCAATGGCCAAGTAAATCGTGCACTCGGGACCGTTCCTGATTCTACAAACGACCACCGTTGGAGGGAACGATCGGGTGATGGATCACGCGACAGATCACGCGATAGATCTCGCGATAGATCTCGCGATAGATCTCGCGATAATAGATCTTTCAATAGATCTTTAGACAGATCCCGGGAAATATCCCATGATAGATCCCGGGAAAGATCGCACGATAATAGATCCCGTAATAGATCTCGGGAAATGTCACGTGATAGATCTCGGGATAGGTCTGTAGAAAGATCTCTCGATAGATCACTGGATAGATCCCGAGACAGATCCCATGACAGATCTCGAGATAGATCTTGGTCGAGGCCACGAAAGCGACCACGAACACCATCACCCATTCCTGACATCTTTGACAATTTGCACATTTTGTACCAGGAGCAGTTCAAGGATCCATTCTATTCGGATGTTATTGAGTCCCTGAAGCAACCACATTGGCGAGCTCCGCGTGAAGTGGAACAGTTCATAAAGCAATGGAAGGGACTCAAGATCCATCCGGAATCGGGAGTGCTGCAGGTGAATTTAAGTGGTCAGGATGTGTATGTAATTCCGGACACGATAAAAATGGAGGTCATTGAGGATTTTCATCGGAGACTTGTGCGATCTGGCAAGATACAGTGTCGCACGAGGAATGATACAATTGGATATGTGAAGAAGTACTGCTTTATACCCAACCTTTCGAAGATGGTTCATGCTGTTATCGACAAGTGCAAGTATTGCGCACCTACTTGGAGGAAGTGA
- the LOC129800320 gene encoding uncharacterized protein DDB_G0284459-like isoform X3, with protein MFRGKKKHPHPSRSHETDASYKVFDAFFAHNPPVKRSKESQGSLKRSPTGPDLREYLDTRKPKRWKSRKRAQDWQRKGGQGSGYKNASEDEESHLQQKLVALTQKHIEYEVKPESHPKYQEEWRAFWNRRCEELRRFGVNTEEYDFKPEWLEFWKRRLKEFYEEESAPVIQAIREVKEHEEEDDKNVRDDSSWTHSSENEEPDTRPPIRKSPTPVNIPRAVRSTSPVLPKSIGIPVEINDDNFTISSALQTITNLEDGLSRIGPKVIDLVGKSLALIDGMDFDSFDRAKDMPSVKDKLNGQILHNKIQSVFKTFDNITSILRRMTESPSQSNKSTQDRSFSDDPLGTLNSDVKQWMSIFSDVIENLEDKRSGDERNFHSPQSSNAEHLTDAEVEALLQNFDTLSEKEKNHLILFLKNLEKTDEDRVKRLRYFFNGQVNRALGTVPDSTNDHRWRERSGDGSRDRSRDRSRDRSRDRSRDNRSFNRSLDRSREISHDRSRERSHDNRSRNRSREMSRDRSRDRSVERSLDRSLDRSRDRSHDRSRDRSWSRPRKRPRTPSPIPDIFDNLHILYQEQFKDPFYSDVIESLKQPHWRAPREVEQFIKQWKGLKIHPESGVLQVNLSGQDVYVIPDTIKMEVIEDFHRRLVRSGKIQCRTRNDTIGYVKKYCFIPNLSKMVHAVIDKCKYCAPTWRK; from the exons ATGTTTCGCGGCAAAAAGAAACACCCACATCCATCGAGATCCCATGAAACTGATGCCAGCTACAAG GTATTTGATGCTTTTTTTGCGCATAATCCACCAGTCAAGCGGTCAAAAGAGTCTCAGGGATCACTAAAGAG ATCACCAACTGGTCCGGATTTGCGAGAATATTTGGATACGCGGAAGCCCAAGCGCTGGAAATCCCGGAAGAGAGCACAGGACTGGCAGAGAAAGGGCGGACAGGGATCGGGGTATAAGAATGCGTCGGAGGATGAGGAGAGTCATTTGCAGCAGAAACTGGTTGCACTCACGCAGAAGCACATTGAGTACGAGGTCAAGCCGGAATCCCATCCAAAGTACCAGGAGGAGTGGCGTGCTTTCTGGAATCGCAGATGTGAGGAGTTGCGTCGATTTGGAGTGAATACCGAAGAGTATGATTTTAAGCCTGAATGGCTGGAATTCTGGAAGCGTCGATTGAAGGAATTCTACGAGGAGGAATCAGCACCGGTCATCCAGGCGATACGGGAGGTCAAGGAGCATGAAGAGGAGGATGATAAGAATGTACGGGATGACAGTAGTTGGACACACAGCAGTGAGAATGAGGAACCAGATACACGTCCTCCAATCCGAAAATCACCAACTCCTGTCAATATCCCACGAGCTGTTCGATCAACTTCACCAGTTCTGCCCAAAAGCATTGGTATTCCGGTTGAGATCAATGACGATAACTTCACAATCTCATCAGCTCTTCAGACAATTACCAATCTTGAGGATGGTCTAAGTCGAATTGGTCCCAAAGTTATTGATTTGGTTGGCAAGAGCCTGGCCCTAATTGATGGAATGGACTTTGACAGCTTCGATCGGGCCAAGGATATGCCCAGTGTCAAGGATAAACTCAATGGGCAGATTCTGCACAATAAGATTCAGTCAGTCTTCAAGACATTCGACAACATTACCTCGATTCTGCGACGAATGACCGAGTCTCCCAGTCAGAGCAACAAATCCACGCAGGACAGGAGCTTCTCCGATGATCCATTGGGTACTCTCAACAGCGACGTCAAGCAGTGGATGTCCATTTTCTCGGATGTCATTGAGAATCTGGAGGATAAGCGTTCGGGGGATGAGAGGAACTTCCATTCGCCACAGAGCTCCAATGCTGAACATCTGACTGATGCCGAAGTCGAGGCTCTGCTCCAGAACTTTGATACGTTGTCGGAGAAGGAGAAGAATCACCTCATTCTGTTCCTCAAGAACCTCGAGAAGACAGACGAGGACAGAGTCAAGCGTCTCAG GTACTTCTTCAATGGCCAAGTAAATCGTGCACTCGGGACCGTTCCTGATTCTACAAACGACCACCGTTGGAGGGAACGATCGGGTGATGGATCACGCGACAGATCACGCGATAGATCTCGCGATAGATCTCGCGATAGATCTCGCGATAATAGATCTTTCAATAGATCTTTAGACAGATCCCGGGAAATATCCCATGATAGATCCCGGGAAAGATCGCACGATAATAGATCCCGTAATAGATCTCGGGAAATGTCACGTGATAGATCTCGGGATAGGTCTGTAGAAAGATCTCTCGATAGATCACTGGATAGATCCCGAGACAGATCCCATGACAGATCTCGAGATAGATCTTGGTCGAGGCCACGAAAGCGACCACGAACACCATCACCCATTCCTGACATCTTTGACAATTTGCACATTTTGTACCAGGAGCAGTTCAAGGATCCATTCTATTCGGATGTTATTGAGTCCCTGAAGCAACCACATTGGCGAGCTCCGCGTGAAGTGGAACAGTTCATAAAGCAATGGAAGGGACTCAAGATCCATCCGGAATCGGGAGTGCTGCAGGTGAATTTAAGTGGTCAGGATGTGTATGTAATTCCGGACACGATAAAAATGGAGGTCATTGAGGATTTTCATCGGAGACTTGTGCGATCTGGCAAGATACAGTGTCGCACGAGGAATGATACAATTGGATATGTGAAGAAGTACTGCTTTATACCCAACCTTTCGAAGATGGTTCATGCTGTTATCGACAAGTGCAAGTATTGCGCACCTACTTGGAGGAAGTGA
- the LOC129800320 gene encoding uncharacterized protein DDB_G0287625-like isoform X2, producing the protein MFRGKKKHPHPSRSHETDASYKVSHEGKFKRSKESQGSLKRQVIKVSMQNKRFHDDNPERFDSRSPTGPDLREYLDTRKPKRWKSRKRAQDWQRKGGQGSGYKNASEDEESHLQQKLVALTQKHIEYEVKPESHPKYQEEWRAFWNRRCEELRRFGVNTEEYDFKPEWLEFWKRRLKEFYEEESAPVIQAIREVKEHEEEDDKNVRDDSSWTHSSENEEPDTRPPIRKSPTPVNIPRAVRSTSPVLPKSIGIPVEINDDNFTISSALQTITNLEDGLSRIGPKVIDLVGKSLALIDGMDFDSFDRAKDMPSVKDKLNGQILHNKIQSVFKTFDNITSILRRMTESPSQSNKSTQDRSFSDDPLGTLNSDVKQWMSIFSDVIENLEDKRSGDERNFHSPQSSNAEHLTDAEVEALLQNFDTLSEKEKNHLILFLKNLEKTDEDRVKRLRYFFNGQVNRALGTVPDSTNDHRWRERSGDGSRDRSRDRSRDRSRDRSRDNRSFNRSLDRSREISHDRSRERSHDNRSRNRSREMSRDRSRDRSVERSLDRSLDRSRDRSHDRSRDRSWSRPRKRPRTPSPIPDIFDNLHILYQEQFKDPFYSDVIESLKQPHWRAPREVEQFIKQWKGLKIHPESGVLQVNLSGQDVYVIPDTIKMEVIEDFHRRLVRSGKIQCRTRNDTIGYVKKYCFIPNLSKMVHAVIDKCKYCAPTWRK; encoded by the exons ATGTTTCGCGGCAAAAAGAAACACCCACATCCATCGAGATCCCATGAAACTGATGCCAGCTACAAGGTATCACATGAAGGAAAAT TCAAGCGGTCAAAAGAGTCTCAGGGATCACTAAAGAGGCAAGTGATTAAAGTTTCGATGCAAAACAAGCGTTTCCATGATGATAATCCAGAGAGATTTGACTCCAGATCACCAACTGGTCCGGATTTGCGAGAATATTTGGATACGCGGAAGCCCAAGCGCTGGAAATCCCGGAAGAGAGCACAGGACTGGCAGAGAAAGGGCGGACAGGGATCGGGGTATAAGAATGCGTCGGAGGATGAGGAGAGTCATTTGCAGCAGAAACTGGTTGCACTCACGCAGAAGCACATTGAGTACGAGGTCAAGCCGGAATCCCATCCAAAGTACCAGGAGGAGTGGCGTGCTTTCTGGAATCGCAGATGTGAGGAGTTGCGTCGATTTGGAGTGAATACCGAAGAGTATGATTTTAAGCCTGAATGGCTGGAATTCTGGAAGCGTCGATTGAAGGAATTCTACGAGGAGGAATCAGCACCGGTCATCCAGGCGATACGGGAGGTCAAGGAGCATGAAGAGGAGGATGATAAGAATGTACGGGATGACAGTAGTTGGACACACAGCAGTGAGAATGAGGAACCAGATACACGTCCTCCAATCCGAAAATCACCAACTCCTGTCAATATCCCACGAGCTGTTCGATCAACTTCACCAGTTCTGCCCAAAAGCATTGGTATTCCGGTTGAGATCAATGACGATAACTTCACAATCTCATCAGCTCTTCAGACAATTACCAATCTTGAGGATGGTCTAAGTCGAATTGGTCCCAAAGTTATTGATTTGGTTGGCAAGAGCCTGGCCCTAATTGATGGAATGGACTTTGACAGCTTCGATCGGGCCAAGGATATGCCCAGTGTCAAGGATAAACTCAATGGGCAGATTCTGCACAATAAGATTCAGTCAGTCTTCAAGACATTCGACAACATTACCTCGATTCTGCGACGAATGACCGAGTCTCCCAGTCAGAGCAACAAATCCACGCAGGACAGGAGCTTCTCCGATGATCCATTGGGTACTCTCAACAGCGACGTCAAGCAGTGGATGTCCATTTTCTCGGATGTCATTGAGAATCTGGAGGATAAGCGTTCGGGGGATGAGAGGAACTTCCATTCGCCACAGAGCTCCAATGCTGAACATCTGACTGATGCCGAAGTCGAGGCTCTGCTCCAGAACTTTGATACGTTGTCGGAGAAGGAGAAGAATCACCTCATTCTGTTCCTCAAGAACCTCGAGAAGACAGACGAGGACAGAGTCAAGCGTCTCAG GTACTTCTTCAATGGCCAAGTAAATCGTGCACTCGGGACCGTTCCTGATTCTACAAACGACCACCGTTGGAGGGAACGATCGGGTGATGGATCACGCGACAGATCACGCGATAGATCTCGCGATAGATCTCGCGATAGATCTCGCGATAATAGATCTTTCAATAGATCTTTAGACAGATCCCGGGAAATATCCCATGATAGATCCCGGGAAAGATCGCACGATAATAGATCCCGTAATAGATCTCGGGAAATGTCACGTGATAGATCTCGGGATAGGTCTGTAGAAAGATCTCTCGATAGATCACTGGATAGATCCCGAGACAGATCCCATGACAGATCTCGAGATAGATCTTGGTCGAGGCCACGAAAGCGACCACGAACACCATCACCCATTCCTGACATCTTTGACAATTTGCACATTTTGTACCAGGAGCAGTTCAAGGATCCATTCTATTCGGATGTTATTGAGTCCCTGAAGCAACCACATTGGCGAGCTCCGCGTGAAGTGGAACAGTTCATAAAGCAATGGAAGGGACTCAAGATCCATCCGGAATCGGGAGTGCTGCAGGTGAATTTAAGTGGTCAGGATGTGTATGTAATTCCGGACACGATAAAAATGGAGGTCATTGAGGATTTTCATCGGAGACTTGTGCGATCTGGCAAGATACAGTGTCGCACGAGGAATGATACAATTGGATATGTGAAGAAGTACTGCTTTATACCCAACCTTTCGAAGATGGTTCATGCTGTTATCGACAAGTGCAAGTATTGCGCACCTACTTGGAGGAAGTGA
- the LOC129800320 gene encoding uncharacterized protein DDB_G0284459-like isoform X4, with amino-acid sequence MFRGKKKHPHPSRSHETDASYKVSHEGKFKRSKESQGSLKRSPTGPDLREYLDTRKPKRWKSRKRAQDWQRKGGQGSGYKNASEDEESHLQQKLVALTQKHIEYEVKPESHPKYQEEWRAFWNRRCEELRRFGVNTEEYDFKPEWLEFWKRRLKEFYEEESAPVIQAIREVKEHEEEDDKNVRDDSSWTHSSENEEPDTRPPIRKSPTPVNIPRAVRSTSPVLPKSIGIPVEINDDNFTISSALQTITNLEDGLSRIGPKVIDLVGKSLALIDGMDFDSFDRAKDMPSVKDKLNGQILHNKIQSVFKTFDNITSILRRMTESPSQSNKSTQDRSFSDDPLGTLNSDVKQWMSIFSDVIENLEDKRSGDERNFHSPQSSNAEHLTDAEVEALLQNFDTLSEKEKNHLILFLKNLEKTDEDRVKRLRYFFNGQVNRALGTVPDSTNDHRWRERSGDGSRDRSRDRSRDRSRDRSRDNRSFNRSLDRSREISHDRSRERSHDNRSRNRSREMSRDRSRDRSVERSLDRSLDRSRDRSHDRSRDRSWSRPRKRPRTPSPIPDIFDNLHILYQEQFKDPFYSDVIESLKQPHWRAPREVEQFIKQWKGLKIHPESGVLQVNLSGQDVYVIPDTIKMEVIEDFHRRLVRSGKIQCRTRNDTIGYVKKYCFIPNLSKMVHAVIDKCKYCAPTWRK; translated from the exons ATGTTTCGCGGCAAAAAGAAACACCCACATCCATCGAGATCCCATGAAACTGATGCCAGCTACAAGGTATCACATGAAGGAAAAT TCAAGCGGTCAAAAGAGTCTCAGGGATCACTAAAGAG ATCACCAACTGGTCCGGATTTGCGAGAATATTTGGATACGCGGAAGCCCAAGCGCTGGAAATCCCGGAAGAGAGCACAGGACTGGCAGAGAAAGGGCGGACAGGGATCGGGGTATAAGAATGCGTCGGAGGATGAGGAGAGTCATTTGCAGCAGAAACTGGTTGCACTCACGCAGAAGCACATTGAGTACGAGGTCAAGCCGGAATCCCATCCAAAGTACCAGGAGGAGTGGCGTGCTTTCTGGAATCGCAGATGTGAGGAGTTGCGTCGATTTGGAGTGAATACCGAAGAGTATGATTTTAAGCCTGAATGGCTGGAATTCTGGAAGCGTCGATTGAAGGAATTCTACGAGGAGGAATCAGCACCGGTCATCCAGGCGATACGGGAGGTCAAGGAGCATGAAGAGGAGGATGATAAGAATGTACGGGATGACAGTAGTTGGACACACAGCAGTGAGAATGAGGAACCAGATACACGTCCTCCAATCCGAAAATCACCAACTCCTGTCAATATCCCACGAGCTGTTCGATCAACTTCACCAGTTCTGCCCAAAAGCATTGGTATTCCGGTTGAGATCAATGACGATAACTTCACAATCTCATCAGCTCTTCAGACAATTACCAATCTTGAGGATGGTCTAAGTCGAATTGGTCCCAAAGTTATTGATTTGGTTGGCAAGAGCCTGGCCCTAATTGATGGAATGGACTTTGACAGCTTCGATCGGGCCAAGGATATGCCCAGTGTCAAGGATAAACTCAATGGGCAGATTCTGCACAATAAGATTCAGTCAGTCTTCAAGACATTCGACAACATTACCTCGATTCTGCGACGAATGACCGAGTCTCCCAGTCAGAGCAACAAATCCACGCAGGACAGGAGCTTCTCCGATGATCCATTGGGTACTCTCAACAGCGACGTCAAGCAGTGGATGTCCATTTTCTCGGATGTCATTGAGAATCTGGAGGATAAGCGTTCGGGGGATGAGAGGAACTTCCATTCGCCACAGAGCTCCAATGCTGAACATCTGACTGATGCCGAAGTCGAGGCTCTGCTCCAGAACTTTGATACGTTGTCGGAGAAGGAGAAGAATCACCTCATTCTGTTCCTCAAGAACCTCGAGAAGACAGACGAGGACAGAGTCAAGCGTCTCAG GTACTTCTTCAATGGCCAAGTAAATCGTGCACTCGGGACCGTTCCTGATTCTACAAACGACCACCGTTGGAGGGAACGATCGGGTGATGGATCACGCGACAGATCACGCGATAGATCTCGCGATAGATCTCGCGATAGATCTCGCGATAATAGATCTTTCAATAGATCTTTAGACAGATCCCGGGAAATATCCCATGATAGATCCCGGGAAAGATCGCACGATAATAGATCCCGTAATAGATCTCGGGAAATGTCACGTGATAGATCTCGGGATAGGTCTGTAGAAAGATCTCTCGATAGATCACTGGATAGATCCCGAGACAGATCCCATGACAGATCTCGAGATAGATCTTGGTCGAGGCCACGAAAGCGACCACGAACACCATCACCCATTCCTGACATCTTTGACAATTTGCACATTTTGTACCAGGAGCAGTTCAAGGATCCATTCTATTCGGATGTTATTGAGTCCCTGAAGCAACCACATTGGCGAGCTCCGCGTGAAGTGGAACAGTTCATAAAGCAATGGAAGGGACTCAAGATCCATCCGGAATCGGGAGTGCTGCAGGTGAATTTAAGTGGTCAGGATGTGTATGTAATTCCGGACACGATAAAAATGGAGGTCATTGAGGATTTTCATCGGAGACTTGTGCGATCTGGCAAGATACAGTGTCGCACGAGGAATGATACAATTGGATATGTGAAGAAGTACTGCTTTATACCCAACCTTTCGAAGATGGTTCATGCTGTTATCGACAAGTGCAAGTATTGCGCACCTACTTGGAGGAAGTGA